Proteins encoded in a region of the Diospyros lotus cultivar Yz01 chromosome 9, ASM1463336v1, whole genome shotgun sequence genome:
- the LOC127809272 gene encoding uncharacterized protein LOC127809272: MKVKRAEQPDKKEREKEKKKAMVEQKTDYHPSRALDRPGLGGAQGSPVSYTPLNASRAEILLALEDKNYLRRPPPLKSPPNTRSKKKYFRFHHDHGHETEDCIQLKEKIQKLINKGYLRDFVSRGGVNSGRVESQSEHRRRSPTRDFLREQSRTPPRREGKQPAEEGGQKFILYTLAAGTVLGPHSTAPKSVVKEKVVITFSEKDLPSYPNYSDPLVITAQVGEWEMRRILVDPGSSSEILYKRAFLGMGFTLEQLRPVRVPLVGFDGMVIHSEGLIRLPLTVGSGSHKSQVTLDFLVTDVPLAYNMILGRSGLSALRAVPSTYHMVLKFPTPGGIGKVKGDQRQARECYVAS, encoded by the coding sequence atgaaggtgaagaggGCTGAACAGCctgacaagaaagaaagagagaaggagaagaaaaaggcgATGGTGGAACAGAAGACGGACTACCACCCCTCCCGAGCTCTAGATCGCCCGGGTTTAGGGGGTGCACAGGGAAGCCCGGTGAGTTACACTCCCCTCAATGCTAGTCGAGCAGAGATACTCTTGGCACTGGAGGACAAGAATTATTTGCGACGTCCTCCCCCACTGAAGTCTCCACCCAACACTAGaagcaaaaagaagtattttCGTTTCCACCACGACCACGGCCATGAGACAGAGGATTGCATCCAATTGAAAGAAAAGATACAGAAGCTTATCAACAAGGGTTACCTCCGGGATTTCGTTAGTCGAGGAGGTGTGAACTCGGGCAGGGTAGAATCCCAATCGGAGCACAGAAGGAGGTCCCCTACTCGTGATTTCCTTCGAGAACAAAGTCGAACACCGCCccggagagaaggaaaacaGCCCGCCGAGGAGGGAGGACAGAAGTTTATCTTATACACATTAGCAGCGGGAACAGTTCTAGGGCCTCACTCAACTGCTCCCAAGAGCGTGGTAAAGGAGAAAGTGGTCATCACATTCTCCGAAAAGGATCTTCCGAGCTACCCCAACTATTCAGATCCGTTGGTGATCACTGCTCAAGTAGGAGAGTGGGAGATGAGGCGAATCCTCGTGGACCCGGGTAGCTCTTCGGAGATTCTTTACAAAAgggcattcctagggatggggttcACTCTCGAACAGTTGAGGCCAGTTCGTGTCCCCTTGGTTGGTTTTGATGGAATGGTGATTCACTCTGAGGGGTTGATCCGGCTACCCCTAACAGTTGGTAGTGGCTCTCATAAATCCCAGGTGACATTGGATTTTTTGGTCACTGATGTGCCCTTGGCATACAATATGATCCTTGGTAGGTCTGGGCTTAGTGCCCTGAGGGCGGTACCAAGCACATAtcacatggtgttgaaattccCTACTCCGGGAGGGATTGGCAAGGTAAAAGGGGACCAACGGCAGGCTAGGGAATGCTACGTAGCCTCTTGA
- the LOC127810713 gene encoding inorganic phosphate transporter 2-1, chloroplastic, with product MTTSYFCLSSTRNTATAKAFFFHRYSSPSSLIFRPHPTLPKPPLSLPRLKSCRFTPPLAALSSFAEAEGEEGQQIKAENHRSDEKPDDESQGMAQAFHISSRTASAISICIALAALTFPLFMKSLGQGLVLKTKLLTYATLLFGFYMAWNIGANDVANAMGTSVGSGALTLRQAVITAAVLEFSGALLLGTHVTSTMQNGILVANVFQGKDTLLFAGLLSSLAAAGSWLQVASYYGWPVSTTHCIIGSMVGFGLAYGGAGAVFWSSLARVISSWVISPFIGAIVSFLVYKCIRRFVYSATNPGQAAAAAAPVAVFLGVTGITFAAFPLSKSFPVALAQALACGTAGAILVYRIIQGQLGHLLVKDDSAQSEPKDDTVHSKSISFLTDFAGPKGTQLEIVYGVFGYMQVLSACFMSFAHGGNDVSNAIGPLAAALSILQGNTGGAEIVIPTDVLAWGGFGIVAGLTMWGYRVMATIGKKITELTPTRGFAAEFAAASVVLFASKLGLPISATHTLVGAVMGVGFARGFNNVRAETVKEIVASWVVTIPVGGILAVLYTWILTKLLSYIL from the exons ATGACTACCTCTTATTTCTGCCTATCTTCCACCAGAAACACCGCCACAGCCAAGGCTTTCTTCTTCCACAGATACAGCTCTCCTTCTTCCCTCATTTTCAGGCCACACCCAACTCTCCCAAAGCCACCTCTTTCCCTTCCAAGGCTCAAGAGTTGCAGATTCACACCCCCTCTTGCTGCCCTGTCATCTTTTGCAGAGGCTGAAGGGGAAGAAGGCCAGCAAATCAAGGCCGAAAACCATCGATCCGATGAGAAACCGGACGACGAATCCCAAGGCATGGCACAGGCCTTCCACATATCTTCCAGAACAGCTTCTGCCATATCAATTTGCATAGCATTGGCTGCCTTAACTTTTCCCTTGTTTATGAAGTCTTTGGGGCAGGGATTGGTGCTGAAGACTAAGTTGTTGACCTATGCCACTCTGCTGTTTGGCTTCTACATGGCGTGGAATATTGGGGCCAATGATGTCGCCAATGCCATGGGGACTTCAGTGGGCTCAGGGGCTTTGACACTGAGGCAGGCTGTGATTACTGCAGCTGTGTTGGAGTTCTCTGGGGCTCTGTTATTGGGTACCCATGTCACCAGTACAATGCAGAATGGAATTCTTGTGGCTAATGTCTTTCAAGGCAAGGATACTTTGCTCTTTGCTGGCTTGCTCTCTTCTTTGGCTGCTGCTGGCTCTTGGCTGCAG GTTGCATCGTATTACGGATGGCCAGTCTCTACGACACACTGTATCATCGGATCCATGGTCGGATTTGGTCTTGCCTATGGAGGAGCTGGCGCCGTCTTCTGGAGTTCACTAGCAAGGGTCATTTCCTCATGGGTGATCTCACCCTTTATTGGAgcaattgtttcatttcttgtcTACAAATGCATCCGCAGG TTTGTTTACAGTGCTACAAACCCTGGACAAGCAGCCGCTGCTGCAGCACCAGTTGCAGTTTTTTTGGGAGTTACGGGGATCACATTTGCAGCCTTCCCTCTTAGCAAGAGCTTCCCAGTGGCTCTGGCTCAGGCCTTGGCCTGCGGCACTGCTGGTGCAATCCTCGTTTACAGAATCATCCAGGGACAGCTTGGTCACCTCCTTGTCAAAGACGACTCAGCACAATCAGAGCCTAAGGATGACACCGTCCACAGCAAAAGCATCAGCTTCCTTACTGATTTTGCAGGTCCCAAAGGTACCCAACTGGAGATAGTTTATGGGGTCTTCGGCTATATGCAAGTCTTGTCAGCTTGCTTCATGTCATTTGCCCATGGTGGAAATGACGTATCCAATGCTATTGGCCCTCTGGCTGCTGCATTATCGATCCTTCAGGGCAACACAGGTGGAGCTGAAATTGTCATTCCAACTGATGTTCTGGCATGGGGAGGTTTTGGAATTGTTGCAGGTCTTACAATGTGGGGGTACAGAGTGATGGCAACAATCGGGAAGAAGATTACAGAACTAACACCAACTAGAGGATTTGCAGCCGAGTTTGCAGCCGCTTCAGTGGTTCTTTTTGCATCAAAGCTGGGGCTACCCATCTCAGCTACCCATACTCTGGTAGGTGCAGTCATGGGAGTAGGTTTCGCCAGGGGATTTAATAATGTTAGAGCTGAAACAGTCAAGGAGATTGTGGCTTCTTGGGTTGTGACAATACCAGTCGGTGGTATCCTTGCCGTTCTCTACACATGGATCTTGACCAAGTTATTGTCGTACATACTGTAA
- the LOC127809273 gene encoding uncharacterized protein LOC127809273: MVHYQGIEANPSKIKAILEMPSPRSIKEVQRLTGRIAALGRFLATSAERQLPFFKALTRVQNFAWIEECQEAFEQLKQCLVSPPVLAKPQPGKSLYIYLAASDEAVSSVLVREEDQVQKPVYYVSKRLAGAEIRYTPTEKLAYALVISALKLRPYFEAHHVIVLSSQPLRHVLGKPDLSGRMLKWAVELSAFDINYRPRPAIKAQALADFIVEGTLPVEADEGVSQTWTLSVDGSSSIGGSGARLLLQGPDGQAWPYALHFEFNASNNEAEYEALIAGLRLAEQMGVRDLEVYSDLNLIVQQVTWEFESREDAMAQYLAIAKDLMARFQAVKINHVPRAQNAVADALSRIAASSFPRNSRAVYMESLPQKSIETEAKQLCVDGVGNWMDPIIAHLTNGWLPEEEQESRKLKRQAAKFLLIRSDLYKKSFTQPLLKCVGLVEADYILREIHQGICGSHIGARSLS; encoded by the coding sequence ATGGTGCATTACCAGGGTATTGAGGCTAACCCCTCGAAGATAAAAGCCATTCTCGAGATGCCTTCTCCTCGTAGTATCAAGGAGGTGCAGAGACTAACCGGGAGGATAGCGGCATTAGGAAGGTTCTTGGCAACATCTGCGGAGAGGCAATTGCCATTTTTTAAGGCCTTGACTCGGGTCCAGAATTTTGCATGGATAGAGGAGTGCCAGGAGGCGTTTGAGCAGCTGAAACAGTGTCTAGTCTCCCCCCCAGTCCTAGCTAAGCCACAGCCAGGAAAGTCACTATACATTTATCTGGCTGCCTCGGATGAGGCCGTCAGTTCGGTTTTGGTTAGGGAGGAGGACCAAGTTCAAAAGCCAGTCTACTATGTGAGCAAGAGATTAGCTGGAGCCGAGATTCGTTACACTCCAACAGAAAAGTTGGCCTATGCCCTAGTCATCTCTGCTCTAAAGTTGAGGCCCTACTTCGAGGCACACCATGTTATCGTCCTGTCAAGTCAGCCATTAAGGCATGTGTTGGGAAAGCCGGACTTGTCAGGGAGGATGCTCAAGTGGGCGGTGGAGCTGAGTGCCTTCGACATCAACTATCGACCTCGGCCGGCCATCAAGGCACAGGCTCTTGCTGACTTTATTGTGGAGGGCACCCTACCAGTAGAAGCGGACGAAGGGGTTTCCCAGACTTGGACTCTCTCTGTGGATGGCAGCTCCAGCATCGGAGGTAGTGGTGCTAGATTATTGCTCCAGGGCCCCGATGGCCAGGCTTGGCCATATGCCCTCCACTTCGAGTTCAATGCCTCTAACAATGAGGCTGAGTACGAGGCGCTCATTGCCGGGCTCAGACTAGCAGAACAGATGGGAGTCAGGGATTTGGAGGTATATTCTGACTTGAACTTGATTGTGCAACAAGTCACATGGGAGTTTGAGTCCCGAGAGGATGCCATGGCTCAATACTTGGCAATAGCCAAGGATCTTATGGCACGGTTTCAAGCAGTGAAAATCAATCATGTCCCACGTGCGCAGAATGCAGTGGCGGATGCTCTCTCGAGGATAgctgcttcttccttccctAGGAATTCTCGAGCTGTCTACATGGAGTCGTTGCCTCAGAAGAGCATAGAGACTGAAGCAAAGCAGCTTTGCGTAGATGGGGTAGGAAATTGGATGGATCCAATTATAGCACATCTAACCAATGGATGGCTACCAGAGGAGGAACAAGAGAGTCGAAAACTCAAGCGTCAAGCTGCCAAGTTTCTTCTGATCAGATCAGACCTTTACAAGAAATCCTTCACTCAGCCGCTGCTGAAATGCGTTGGGCTCGTCGAGGCCGACTACATCTTAAGGGAAATCCACCAGGGGATTTGCGGCAGTCACATCGGAGCTCGGTCTCTTTCCTAG